A genomic region of Chryseobacterium sp. KACC 21268 contains the following coding sequences:
- the paaZ gene encoding phenylacetic acid degradation bifunctional protein PaaZ, with amino-acid sequence MQLENYALGRWKKGEGEGQALYNSINGDLVATATSKGLDFAEMMDYARKVGGPALRKLTFQERGLMLKKLAFHLLEKKETFYRVSWATGATKADSWVDIEGGIGNLFANASLRRQFPDLPYYIDGESVKLSKEGTFIGHHICTPKRGVAIHINAFNFPVWGMLEKIAVNLLAGVPAIVKPATATSFLTEVVVKEIIASQILPEGSLQLICGSANGILESVTSEDVVTFTGSASTGKMLKSHPRILEESVPFNLEADSLNAMVLGEDAKPGTAEFDLFIKEAVREMTTKAGQKCTAVRRILVPINLVEDVQIALGQKLSTVIIGDPNVEGVRMGALANRDQLKEVSEKVQELSKTQEIVFGNLDDFDVKGADKNKGAFISPILFLNSDPFKYTDCHNIEAFGPVSTIIPYHNIDEAIELARMGKGSLCCSVVTADDDFAREFVIGAASMHGRILILNSDCAKESTGHGSPLPMLVHGGPGRAGGGEEMGGKRGVLHYMQRTAIQGSPTTLTNITQQYQYGGKQFEDNIHPFRKYFEELKVSETYITAKHTVTEADITNFANVSGDNFYAHMDATSLEGTIFEGRVAHGYFILSKAAGLFVDPRKGPVLLNYGLDECRFVKPVYPGMTIGVKFTCKEKISQEKRDEDDIAKGIVRWLVDVYDETGETVAIATILTLVKKLNQE; translated from the coding sequence ATGCAACTAGAAAATTACGCGCTCGGCAGATGGAAAAAAGGAGAGGGAGAAGGGCAGGCTTTATATAATTCCATCAACGGCGATTTGGTGGCAACGGCGACTTCCAAAGGTTTGGATTTTGCGGAAATGATGGATTATGCCAGAAAAGTTGGCGGTCCGGCTCTTCGAAAACTCACTTTTCAGGAAAGAGGCTTGATGTTGAAGAAACTCGCTTTTCATCTTTTGGAAAAGAAAGAAACGTTCTACAGAGTGAGTTGGGCAACCGGCGCAACCAAAGCTGATAGCTGGGTTGACATCGAAGGTGGAATAGGAAATCTTTTTGCGAATGCATCACTTCGAAGACAATTTCCAGACTTACCTTATTATATAGATGGCGAATCGGTGAAGCTTTCCAAGGAAGGAACTTTCATCGGACATCATATTTGCACGCCGAAACGTGGGGTTGCGATTCATATCAATGCGTTTAATTTTCCGGTTTGGGGAATGTTGGAAAAAATCGCGGTCAATCTTTTGGCTGGCGTTCCTGCAATCGTAAAACCTGCGACAGCAACAAGTTTTTTGACGGAAGTTGTCGTTAAAGAAATCATTGCTTCACAAATTTTACCCGAAGGAAGTCTGCAATTGATTTGTGGTTCGGCCAACGGAATTCTGGAAAGTGTGACTAGCGAAGATGTTGTAACGTTTACAGGTTCGGCTTCCACAGGGAAAATGCTAAAGTCTCATCCGAGAATTCTTGAAGAATCTGTGCCTTTCAATTTGGAAGCAGATTCCCTGAATGCAATGGTTTTGGGTGAAGATGCAAAACCTGGAACAGCTGAGTTTGATTTGTTCATCAAAGAAGCTGTTCGTGAAATGACAACCAAAGCCGGACAAAAATGTACGGCGGTGAGAAGGATCTTAGTGCCTATCAATTTGGTCGAAGATGTTCAGATTGCGCTTGGGCAAAAACTTTCCACCGTTATCATCGGAGACCCGAATGTCGAAGGTGTGAGAATGGGTGCTTTGGCAAACAGAGACCAATTGAAGGAAGTTTCTGAAAAGGTTCAAGAATTATCCAAGACTCAGGAAATCGTTTTCGGAAATCTAGATGATTTCGATGTGAAAGGTGCGGACAAAAACAAAGGCGCGTTCATTTCCCCGATTTTATTCCTTAATTCCGACCCTTTTAAATATACAGATTGCCATAACATTGAAGCTTTCGGACCAGTCAGCACGATTATTCCTTATCATAATATCGATGAAGCGATTGAGTTGGCGAGAATGGGAAAAGGTTCACTTTGTTGTTCTGTTGTGACGGCTGATGACGATTTTGCAAGAGAATTTGTCATCGGCGCCGCATCGATGCACGGGCGGATTTTGATTCTCAATTCTGATTGCGCAAAAGAAAGTACAGGTCACGGTTCGCCTTTGCCAATGCTCGTTCACGGTGGCCCGGGAAGAGCTGGCGGAGGTGAGGAAATGGGCGGAAAACGTGGCGTTCTTCATTATATGCAACGCACGGCGATTCAAGGTTCGCCAACGACTTTGACCAATATCACGCAACAATATCAATACGGCGGAAAACAGTTCGAGGACAATATTCATCCATTCAGAAAATATTTTGAAGAACTGAAAGTCAGCGAAACTTACATCACGGCAAAACATACGGTCACAGAAGCTGATATTACTAATTTTGCCAATGTTTCCGGTGACAATTTTTATGCTCATATGGACGCAACCTCTTTGGAAGGAACTATTTTCGAAGGCAGAGTCGCGCACGGCTATTTCATTTTGAGCAAAGCGGCAGGATTGTTTGTTGACCCGAGAAAAGGTCCGGTTCTACTGAATTACGGTTTGGACGAATGCCGTTTCGTGAAACCCGTTTATCCTGGAATGACGATTGGCGTGAAGTTTACCTGCAAAGAAAAAATCAGTCAGGAAAAACGCGACGAAGACGATATTGCCAAAGGAATCGTACGCTGGCTCGTGGATGTTTACGACGAAACCGGAGAAACTGTCGCGATTGCTACGATTCTGACATTGGTCAAAAAACTTAATCAAGAATAA
- a CDS encoding enoyl-CoA hydratase/isomerase family protein: protein MNAYVKSTIENGIGTIEFFHPQSNSMPSSQLKNLVEEINNLGQNEDAKVIILKSGGEKAFCAGASFDELISIQDFDTGKTFFSGFANVINAMRKSPKLIIARIHGKAVGGGVGIACAADYTFATENASVKLSELAVGIGPFVIGPVVEKKIGTSAFAQLAINATEFYSAEWAREKNMFQDMYETTEEMDAEIQILAEKLAASNPEAMFELKNILWKGTDHWDHLLTERAAVSGQLVLSEFTINAINQFKNK from the coding sequence ATGAACGCATACGTAAAATCAACCATAGAAAACGGAATAGGAACCATCGAGTTTTTCCATCCACAAAGCAACTCGATGCCGAGTTCGCAACTTAAAAATCTGGTAGAAGAAATCAATAATCTTGGACAAAATGAAGATGCAAAAGTCATCATCCTAAAAAGTGGTGGCGAAAAAGCCTTTTGTGCAGGCGCATCTTTCGACGAACTGATTTCCATTCAAGACTTCGACACTGGGAAAACTTTTTTCTCAGGATTTGCCAATGTCATCAACGCGATGCGAAAATCCCCTAAACTCATCATCGCCAGAATCCACGGAAAAGCGGTTGGCGGTGGTGTTGGAATCGCGTGTGCGGCAGATTACACTTTTGCAACGGAAAACGCTTCGGTCAAGTTGAGCGAGTTGGCGGTCGGAATTGGACCTTTCGTGATTGGACCCGTTGTAGAAAAGAAAATCGGAACTTCGGCTTTTGCGCAATTGGCCATCAATGCGACAGAGTTTTATTCCGCTGAATGGGCGAGAGAAAAAAATATGTTCCAAGATATGTACGAAACGACGGAGGAAATGGATGCTGAAATTCAAATCTTGGCAGAGAAATTGGCAGCTTCAAATCCGGAAGCGATGTTCGAATTGAAAAATATTCTTTGGAAAGGAACGGACCACTGGGACCATCTTTTGACGGAGCGTGCAGCAGTAAGCGGACAACTGGTTCTGTCGGAGTTTACTATTAATGCAATCAATCAGTTTAAAAATAAATAA
- a CDS encoding T9SS type A sorting domain-containing protein, with product MKTIFTFLAVIVSFTISSQIINIPDANFKAYLVGNPEININGDSEIQLFEANNFTGEIDCQGRNILDLTGIKHFTQLTALNCTSNKLTQLDLSNNLMLNTLECTFNKLTSLDISKNQLLKQLICVGNELENLDLSKNAPLNYVNCAVNKLTTLDVSKNINLNFLDASVNMLSELDVSKNTGLYLLHFSSNQIHNIDLSNNLILMSLDCSANPISNLNLENNLGLTSLSCSNILMNNFDISKKTELKYFSCRSNNLESLDISNNTKLQTIDCRNNKLFQLDTSNNPLLQDLYISANQITTLDFSKNLNLEQIHCDKNKLVNLDLSKNLNLTVLWCSENQIKNLDLSKNEKLTNIDCEKNNLTSLNLKNNHNSLIFPTNDYSYRVFSTLNNTELKCILVDDVNYSNTYWINKDSWTSFNTNCLLAVNDTKKNAIQIYPNPVKDKFSINSDEKIESVEIYSQTGQLLKTAKSKEVNISNLSKGNYLVKIKTNKENITQKIIKE from the coding sequence ATGAAAACCATTTTTACATTCTTAGCTGTAATTGTATCTTTTACAATTTCTTCTCAAATTATAAATATTCCTGATGCTAATTTTAAAGCTTATCTCGTTGGGAATCCTGAAATCAATATAAATGGTGATAGCGAAATACAGTTATTTGAAGCTAACAATTTTACAGGCGAGATTGATTGTCAGGGCAGAAATATCTTAGACTTAACAGGAATCAAACATTTCACACAACTGACAGCACTAAACTGTACATCAAATAAACTGACGCAATTAGATTTATCTAACAACCTAATGCTAAATACTTTGGAGTGTACATTTAATAAATTGACCTCTCTAGATATTTCTAAAAATCAATTATTAAAACAATTAATATGCGTGGGAAACGAGTTAGAAAATCTGGACCTGTCAAAAAATGCGCCGCTGAACTATGTAAACTGTGCAGTCAATAAATTAACTACTTTGGATGTCTCAAAGAACATCAATTTAAACTTTTTGGATGCTTCGGTTAATATGCTTTCCGAATTAGATGTTTCTAAAAACACCGGACTATACCTACTGCATTTTAGTAGTAATCAAATTCATAATATTGATTTATCAAACAATTTAATTTTAATGAGTCTGGACTGTTCCGCAAATCCTATTTCTAATCTGAATCTGGAAAATAATCTTGGTCTAACAAGTCTTTCTTGTTCTAATATTCTTATGAACAACTTTGATATTTCAAAAAAGACTGAATTAAAATATTTTTCTTGTAGGTCTAATAATTTGGAATCATTGGACATATCAAATAATACTAAATTACAAACAATAGATTGCCGAAACAACAAACTTTTTCAATTGGACACGTCAAACAATCCTTTATTACAGGATTTGTATATTTCCGCAAATCAAATCACAACATTAGACTTCTCGAAAAATTTAAATTTGGAGCAGATACACTGTGACAAGAACAAACTAGTTAACCTTGATTTGTCCAAAAATTTGAACCTTACAGTACTCTGGTGTTCTGAGAATCAAATAAAAAATTTAGATCTTTCGAAAAATGAAAAATTGACTAATATAGATTGTGAAAAAAATAATTTAACAAGTCTAAACCTTAAAAACAATCACAATTCTCTTATTTTTCCAACAAATGACTACAGTTACAGAGTATTTAGTACCCTCAACAATACCGAGCTTAAATGTATTCTTGTGGACGATGTTAATTATTCTAATACCTATTGGATAAACAAGGACAGCTGGACAAGCTTTAATACGAACTGCCTCTTAGCAGTAAATGATACTAAGAAAAATGCAATCCAAATCTATCCAAATCCTGTAAAAGATAAATTCAGTATTAATAGTGATGAGAAAATAGAATCAGTAGAAATCTATTCCCAAACAGGACAACTTCTGAAAACTGCAAAATCCAAAGAAGTCAATATTTCTAATCTTTCAAAAGGAAATTACCTTGTAAAAATAAAAACAAACAAAGAGAATATCACTCAGAAAATCATCAAAGAATAA
- a CDS encoding response regulator transcription factor, translating into MSRNIKLVLVDDEQLILEGIKMLLSAQKHISVDFMATGGAELLAHFETLAKDDFPDIAMIDVQMQPMDGFELVEILKKNYPDLKIIILSSHYKSSVLGYMVKLGVSAFLPKNSDKKTFIEAIEMVDQNGMYFTKEDHQMLLSYMNTPARKKSLFDNEETLSNREIDVVKLICQEKTNQEIADILFLSPRTVESHRQRILDKIGAKNTVGIVIYAVINNIHSVPIKL; encoded by the coding sequence ATGAGCAGAAATATAAAACTTGTTTTGGTTGATGATGAGCAACTCATTTTGGAAGGCATCAAAATGTTGCTTTCTGCACAAAAGCATATTTCAGTCGATTTTATGGCAACTGGCGGCGCAGAACTTTTAGCACATTTTGAAACCCTGGCAAAAGATGACTTTCCCGACATCGCAATGATAGATGTACAGATGCAGCCAATGGATGGATTTGAATTGGTGGAAATTCTAAAAAAAAATTATCCCGATCTAAAGATCATTATCCTATCCTCTCATTACAAAAGCAGCGTTTTGGGTTATATGGTAAAATTGGGTGTATCGGCTTTCCTTCCTAAAAATTCCGATAAGAAGACTTTTATAGAAGCCATAGAAATGGTGGATCAAAACGGAATGTACTTCACCAAAGAAGACCACCAGATGCTGCTCTCTTACATGAATACGCCTGCGCGCAAAAAGTCGCTATTTGATAACGAAGAAACACTTTCCAACAGGGAAATAGATGTGGTGAAACTGATCTGTCAGGAAAAAACCAATCAGGAGATTGCAGACATTTTGTTCCTTAGTCCAAGAACTGTGGAAAGCCACCGCCAAAGAATCCTGGATAAAATTGGTGCAAAAAACACAGTGGGAATCGTAATCTATGCAGTGATTAATAATATCCACTCTGTTCCTATCAAATTGTAG
- a CDS encoding histidine kinase, with protein sequence MIIIISFILLAYRTFIQRIIQEKDAQFQAELEYQTQLTLENIKGQEDERKRIAITVHDDIGNRLNILSLWLNNLEPENQEASKKVINSQITELIDSTRNISHSLYPVNLEKLGLVLYLQELVTNLSYRLNLSLYIDNRYERKDIFTEVQIYRVIQEFTSNVIKHSTADEVSVYIRKHHKCLTMIITDNGQSFDYKTAGKGMGLKNIESRIASVKGIYKWKNKIGKGSRIIINIPL encoded by the coding sequence TTGATAATCATCATATCCTTTATATTATTAGCTTACAGAACCTTTATCCAAAGAATCATTCAGGAAAAAGACGCTCAGTTCCAAGCTGAGTTGGAATATCAGACACAGCTGACCTTGGAAAATATAAAAGGACAGGAAGATGAGCGAAAAAGAATTGCCATCACCGTGCACGATGATATTGGGAACAGGCTAAATATTCTTTCTCTATGGCTCAATAATCTGGAACCGGAAAATCAGGAAGCTTCCAAGAAAGTCATTAATTCTCAAATTACGGAACTAATAGATTCTACAAGAAACATTTCTCATTCACTTTATCCAGTGAATCTAGAGAAGCTTGGACTCGTTTTGTACTTACAGGAATTGGTAACCAATCTTTCTTACAGACTTAATTTGTCCTTATATATAGACAACAGATACGAAAGAAAGGATATTTTCACAGAAGTGCAGATTTATCGGGTCATTCAGGAATTCACGAGCAATGTAATCAAACATTCTACTGCGGATGAAGTTTCGGTTTATATCAGAAAACATCACAAATGTTTGACAATGATTATTACTGATAATGGACAAAGTTTCGATTACAAAACGGCTGGCAAAGGAATGGGACTTAAAAATATAGAATCCAGAATCGCCTCTGTGAAAGGCATCTACAAATGGAAAAACAAAATCGGAAAAGGTAGCCGAATCATTATTAATATCCCTTTATAA
- a CDS encoding type B 50S ribosomal protein L31: MKKDIHPSNYRLVVFKDMSNEETFLCKSTADTKDTIEFEGTEYPLIKMEISSTSHPFYTGKTKLVDTAGRVDKFMNKYKKFAK, from the coding sequence ATGAAAAAAGATATCCACCCAAGTAACTATAGATTGGTAGTTTTCAAAGATATGAGTAACGAGGAGACTTTCCTTTGCAAATCTACTGCTGATACAAAAGATACTATCGAATTCGAAGGAACAGAATACCCATTGATCAAAATGGAGATCTCTTCTACTTCTCACCCTTTCTACACAGGTAAAACTAAATTGGTTGATACTGCTGGTAGAGTAGACAAATTCATGAACAAATACAAAAAATTCGCTAAATAA
- a CDS encoding GlmU family protein gives MQLVFSDAQYWEDFLPLTFTRPVAEMRMGILTFSERWKKLLDIDEVFYITENYLQEKFRKPEPKQSLFIVPNFFPSDEVLKQIKELQPGEALVYDNEVLVANINMDNFSLNQINKMTDITEKLLFIEKLTDIFSHNDFAINFDFELVTRGKTSQELSSTNGFIGEKENLFIEEGAVVEFSTLNCKTGKIYVGKNAEIMEGSNIRGSLALCEDSKINLGTKLYGGTTIGPHSKVGGEVNNIVIFGYSNKGHDGFLGNSVIGEWCNLGADTNSSNLKNNYASVKLWNYRKERFLDTGLQFCGLIMGDHSKTAINTQLNTGTTVGVASNIFKSGFPPNLVDSFSWGGMKGDEKFRLDKSYEVAEKAMERRKIPLTEADKDILKHIYNEF, from the coding sequence ATGCAACTCGTTTTTTCAGACGCACAATATTGGGAAGATTTCCTTCCACTCACTTTTACAAGACCAGTTGCAGAAATGCGAATGGGAATCCTGACTTTTTCGGAAAGATGGAAAAAACTTCTTGATATAGATGAGGTTTTCTATATCACGGAAAATTACCTGCAGGAAAAATTCAGGAAACCGGAACCGAAGCAAAGTCTTTTCATCGTTCCTAACTTTTTCCCATCAGATGAGGTTTTGAAGCAGATCAAAGAACTTCAGCCAGGTGAAGCTTTGGTTTATGATAACGAAGTTCTTGTCGCTAATATCAATATGGATAATTTTTCTCTGAATCAGATCAATAAAATGACTGATATCACGGAGAAATTATTATTTATAGAAAAACTGACCGACATCTTTTCTCATAATGATTTCGCCATCAATTTCGATTTTGAATTGGTAACGAGAGGAAAAACGTCTCAAGAATTATCTTCAACCAACGGATTCATCGGGGAAAAAGAAAATCTGTTCATTGAAGAAGGAGCAGTTGTAGAATTTTCAACGCTTAATTGCAAAACCGGAAAAATCTATGTAGGAAAAAATGCCGAAATAATGGAAGGCTCTAATATCCGAGGTTCATTGGCTCTTTGCGAGGATTCAAAAATCAATCTCGGGACCAAGCTTTACGGTGGAACTACGATTGGTCCACATTCCAAAGTTGGCGGCGAAGTTAATAATATTGTGATCTTCGGCTATTCAAATAAAGGCCACGATGGATTCTTAGGAAATTCAGTAATAGGAGAGTGGTGTAACCTGGGCGCAGATACGAATTCATCAAACCTAAAAAATAATTATGCCTCTGTCAAACTTTGGAATTACAGGAAAGAGAGATTTCTGGACACAGGCTTGCAATTTTGTGGATTGATTATGGGCGATCATTCTAAAACAGCCATTAATACGCAACTTAACACAGGAACTACCGTTGGTGTTGCTTCGAATATTTTCAAATCCGGTTTCCCACCAAATCTTGTTGATAGTTTTTCTTGGGGCGGAATGAAAGGTGACGAAAAATTCCGATTGGACAAATCCTATGAGGTGGCAGAAAAAGCAATGGAACGCAGAAAAATCCCGTTGACCGAAGCTGACAAAGACATTCTGAAACATATCTATAATGAGTTTTAA
- a CDS encoding Ig-like domain-containing domain: protein MKQFLLWLFASLVLVSCARVGSPIGGDKDSIPPKMIGSNIDTTRINVQRDIKKLRIDFDEYITLKDVGRNLIISPPIQYSKIIPSATGNRYLEIQWKDTLQANTTYNFNFGNSIVDLNESNVLPYFNFAFSTGEKLDDLYISGTISDALGNEKNNEGKEKNLVIGLYQVKDTMNYRQKPYYISKADADGYFELNYLTPGKYRIVGFDDENSNSIYDTGKENVAFQKEVIDLQASISGLKLKAFPSKKEVKYKEMSVSTGGVLMTFDGNPDKVIAKTVGEKPADYKITHKSKSDSVKIWFDAAKENIGASVSENLRFSYDTGSKQDTVSIFYKKPTKEDMTISNPFSNKLAPETDFRFSSNYIITRIQPENWKLVSDSISQNFTASISELDSTQVIVKSNFVIGKKYQLTVPKNTLSSFYNRSSESVRFDFEVSKLEDFGSFSAHIKNVPVQKFWIQLLDDKNEPAYQQYTNQADVKFINLKPGSYKLRILVDNNENGIWDSSDFATEAIAEDVYLFKKAGEKEVMSKINIRPMWEINENWDLNLEEQPAN, encoded by the coding sequence ATGAAGCAGTTTCTTCTTTGGCTTTTTGCATCGTTGGTTTTGGTAAGTTGTGCCAGAGTTGGTTCGCCTATTGGCGGTGACAAAGATTCAATTCCACCAAAAATGATTGGGTCAAATATCGATACAACGAGAATCAATGTTCAAAGAGATATCAAAAAGCTCAGAATTGATTTTGATGAATATATCACTTTGAAAGACGTGGGCAGAAATCTTATCATTTCCCCGCCGATTCAGTATTCCAAGATTATTCCTTCAGCTACAGGAAACAGATATTTGGAAATACAATGGAAAGATACGCTTCAGGCCAATACAACTTATAATTTCAATTTTGGGAACTCGATTGTAGATCTCAATGAAAGTAATGTTTTGCCTTATTTCAATTTTGCATTTTCTACAGGTGAAAAGTTGGATGATCTCTACATCAGCGGAACCATTTCCGATGCTTTAGGAAATGAAAAGAATAATGAAGGTAAAGAGAAAAATCTTGTCATTGGGCTTTATCAGGTAAAAGACACGATGAATTATCGTCAAAAACCATATTACATTTCAAAGGCAGACGCAGATGGTTATTTTGAATTAAATTATTTGACTCCAGGAAAGTACAGAATTGTTGGTTTTGATGATGAGAATTCAAACTCGATTTACGATACGGGAAAAGAAAATGTGGCATTTCAAAAAGAAGTGATCGACCTTCAGGCAAGTATCTCTGGATTAAAATTAAAAGCATTTCCTTCCAAAAAAGAAGTTAAATACAAAGAAATGTCTGTTTCTACGGGAGGTGTTCTGATGACATTCGACGGAAATCCCGACAAAGTAATTGCTAAAACCGTAGGAGAAAAACCGGCAGATTACAAAATCACCCATAAATCTAAATCGGATTCTGTGAAAATCTGGTTTGATGCAGCCAAGGAAAACATAGGAGCAAGCGTAAGTGAGAACTTAAGATTCTCGTATGATACAGGTTCCAAGCAAGACACGGTTTCTATCTTTTACAAAAAACCGACAAAAGAAGATATGACGATTTCAAATCCGTTTTCAAATAAATTGGCACCTGAGACAGATTTTAGATTTTCATCAAATTACATTATTACCAGGATTCAACCGGAAAATTGGAAATTGGTGTCCGACAGTATCTCTCAAAACTTCACAGCCAGTATTTCTGAATTGGATTCTACACAGGTTATCGTCAAATCAAATTTCGTCATCGGAAAAAAGTATCAGCTGACAGTCCCAAAAAACACATTGAGCTCCTTTTATAACAGATCCAGCGAAAGTGTGCGTTTCGATTTTGAAGTTTCAAAACTGGAAGATTTCGGTAGTTTTTCCGCGCACATAAAAAATGTTCCTGTACAGAAGTTTTGGATTCAATTATTGGATGATAAAAATGAACCTGCCTACCAACAGTACACCAATCAGGCAGACGTGAAATTCATAAATCTAAAACCAGGAAGCTACAAATTAAGAATTTTGGTTGATAATAATGAAAACGGAATCTGGGATAGTTCTGATTTTGCAACAGAAGCCATTGCCGAAGATGTCTATTTGTTCAAAAAAGCTGGAGAAAAAGAAGTGATGAGCAAGATTAATATCCGTCCAATGTGGGAAATCAATGAAAATTGGGATCTTAATTTAGAAGAGCAGCCAGCAAATTGA
- a CDS encoding heme-binding domain-containing protein: protein MKKIIFWIAVVFLGIQLIPVDRVNKAVNKKDNFVDINETPENIKTILKNACYDCHSNETTYPNYAYVAPISWTIKDHINDGRKHLNFSEWGSYNKDIKQNAIEKTIATVRDLQMPLPSYISYHPEANLTTNQRKALQDYFLNQSIK from the coding sequence TTGAAAAAGATAATTTTTTGGATTGCTGTCGTATTTTTAGGAATTCAGCTAATTCCAGTTGACAGGGTAAATAAGGCAGTCAATAAAAAAGATAATTTTGTTGATATCAACGAAACGCCGGAGAATATAAAAACAATTTTGAAGAATGCCTGCTACGATTGTCATTCCAACGAAACCACATATCCTAATTATGCTTACGTTGCTCCAATTTCTTGGACGATAAAAGATCATATCAATGACGGACGGAAACATCTCAACTTTTCTGAGTGGGGTTCTTACAATAAGGACATCAAACAAAATGCGATTGAGAAAACCATAGCCACTGTCCGGGATTTGCAGATGCCATTACCTTCCTATATAAGTTATCACCCAGAAGCTAATTTGACGACCAATCAAAGGAAAGCATTGCAAGATTACTTTCTGAATCAATCAATTAAGTAA
- a CDS encoding DUF3575 domain-containing protein, with protein MKRLLITLSFICSFIANAQQRDDQEKMNLVKMNLTSIAFRNYQFAYERLITKRFSVQVSYGFIPGGQVPLIDEVIKDENVDNIKLGGSNLTIEPRFYLGKGYGHGFYVAPYYRYSHFNIDNLTYRYTSEDPIASGNSKIPISFNGKTNSNNLGLLIGAQWLLGRKDNWVLDVWFIGGHYGGASGSITGRSSRPLTPYEQNQLKQDIEDLDISLFDYKVSTDSSGAVIDLDSKWLGVRSGISFGYRF; from the coding sequence ATGAAAAGGCTATTAATTACATTATCCTTTATTTGTTCATTTATTGCTAATGCACAACAAAGAGATGACCAGGAAAAGATGAATCTCGTAAAGATGAACCTTACATCTATTGCATTCCGCAATTATCAGTTCGCTTATGAAAGGCTTATTACCAAAAGATTCTCCGTCCAGGTTTCATACGGCTTCATACCAGGTGGACAAGTACCATTAATTGATGAAGTAATCAAAGACGAGAATGTTGACAATATAAAATTAGGAGGAAGCAATCTTACCATAGAACCTAGATTTTATCTTGGTAAAGGCTACGGTCACGGATTTTATGTGGCACCTTACTACAGATATTCTCATTTTAATATAGACAATCTTACTTACCGATATACATCAGAAGATCCAATTGCTAGTGGGAATAGTAAAATCCCAATTTCTTTTAATGGCAAGACTAATTCTAATAATCTAGGATTACTTATAGGAGCTCAGTGGTTGTTGGGCAGGAAGGACAATTGGGTTTTGGATGTTTGGTTTATAGGCGGTCATTATGGAGGTGCTAGTGGGAGTATAACAGGAAGATCGTCCCGTCCGCTTACACCATATGAGCAGAACCAGCTGAAACAGGATATAGAGGACCTGGATATAAGTTTATTTGATTATAAAGTAAGCACAGACTCTTCCGGTGCGGTGATTGATTTGGATTCCAAGTGGCTTGGCGTAAGATCTGGAATTTCGTTTGGTTACAGATTCTAA